One window of Clarias gariepinus isolate MV-2021 ecotype Netherlands chromosome 21, CGAR_prim_01v2, whole genome shotgun sequence genomic DNA carries:
- the LOC128509546 gene encoding BOLA class I histocompatibility antigen, alpha chain BL3-6-like has translation MKDCGAKLLFITCVVHLSSSDTHSLQYLYTAVTPGLTHFPEFVALGLLDGEQFMSYRSSNRFLIINDWIKKIKSEKYWQSETQDMQGNQHTFNKTLKTVMKEFNHSEGDHTLQRMFGCECDDDDVTTRGYDQYGYDGEDFISLNLTTGTWTAVKPQAVTIKHTWESKGSNKHWKNFLERNCIHQLKKYTSYSRDTLDRKVVPEVSVFQKHLSSPEVVCHATGFFPKPLNITWQKDGEDVHEDVELRETLPNQDGSFQKRIILKVPAEELQKHTYTCVVQHSSLEKELVREVPKGPNKLEL, from the exons ATGAAGGACTGCGGAGCTAAACTGCTTTTTATCACATGCGTTGTTCATCTTTCATCATCGG acacacactctctacagtACCTCTACACTGCAGTCACACCTGGACTTACTCATTTCCCAGAGTTTGTGGCTTTGGGTCTGCTGGATGGGGAGCAGTTTATGTCCTACAGAAGCAGCAACAGGTTTCTGATCATAAACGACTGGATAAAGAAgattaaaagtgaaaaatattGGCAGAGTGAGACACAGGACATGCAAGGCAATCAGCACACctttaacaaaacattaaaaacagtaaTGAAAGAGTTTAATCACAGTGAAG GAGATCACACACTACAGAGGATGTTCGGCTgtgagtgtgatgatgatgatgtcaccaCTAGAGGATATGATCAGTACGGTTATGATGGAGAAGATTTCATCAGTCTGAATCTGACAACTGGAACCTGGACTGCAGTTAAACCTCAAGCTGTGACAATCAAACACACCTGGGAGTCTAAAGGTTCTAATAAACACTGGAAGAACTTCCTGGAGCGTAACTGTATCCATCAGTTAAAGAAGTACACGTCTTACAGCAGAGACACTCTGGACAGAAAAG TTGTTCCTGAGGTCTCAGTGTTCCAGAAGCACTTGTCTTCTCCAGAGGTGGTGTGTCACGCTACAGGTTTCTTCCCCAAACCACTAAACATCACCTGGCAGAAAGACGGGGAGGACGTGCATGAGGACGTGGAGCTCAGAGAGACGTTACCCAACCAGGATggaagcttccagaagagaatcATTCTGAAAGTCCCAGCTGAGGAGCTGCAGAAACACACCTACACCTGCGTGGTTCAGCACAGCAGCTTGGAGAAGGAGTTAGTGCGAGAAGTACCAAAAGGTCCTAATAAACTAGAGCTGTAG